The DNA window GAGCCTCATGGATGAGTGCAACCAAGCTTTGCCTTTCATCGGTTGAGGTTAATCGTCCTCGGGCTCTTCCCCGTAAAAGGCTCTGAGCTTTTTTCTCAGCACCAGAAGCGCGGTGGTTTCTGCCAGCGCTTTTTCTTTGTAACGGAGTTCTTTCTTCAACTCTTTTATTTCATGTTTGTCCGCTTTTGCCTGTTTCTTGGCTTCCGCTTCTCGTTCTTTTTGAGTCATGAAGCCGTGCATACATTCGCTGCGCCACTCTTTGAGCTGCTCAGGATAAAGCCCCTTTTCACGACAATACTGACTTAGCTCATGCTCTGTCATGGAAAAGGTTTCAGCAACCACAGCTAACTTAGTTTGCGCTGACCACTGATCGGAGGAAGTATTACTATCTGGCACAACGGCTCCTGACTGTCTTAATGCGTTACGCCAATTATACAGGGTTGCTTCACTGATGCCTTCTTCTTTTGCGACTTCCGCCACTGAGCGAGAGTATGGAGGTAATAGTTTTTTCAATATAGCGTCTTTTCTTTCCTGCGGATAACGAGACATGATTTACTCTGTTACCGCCCCTAACTGGTTAAATTTTAACAGTGACAACTATCCTGCCAGAGGGGGTTACGTGAACAGGTGACTATTGACTCTACGGAATTTAAGGAGTCGACTAGTGGTTGTTTACTATACCCATACACTACTGAATCTGGCGCAGACCTCAATTTTGAAGTCGATGATAAAATTCTCGTTTACCTCAAAGAAAAAAATGATTCGATTCAATTAGGAGAACTCCGTCTTACTGAAACGACTCAAAACCTTTTAGCCATACGTTTCGATTTCGATTCCGCTCGTAAGCGAATCCAAGATGGTAGTCAGCTACAATTAGAATCAATTCGAGACAAGTCTTCACGAGAGCTGCGTTTAAAAGCACTAAAGCGAGTAATTGATCATAAAGCTGAAATTCCACAACTTGCGCAGTATTTTGACTATCACGAAAAAGTACAAATGCAAACAATGGAACCATTGCCAAGTGTCGAAGCTTTGCGGAAACTATATGATCAACCAGGTCAAGAGTTTAATGATCAGCAACTAGCAGCATTCCAACAACTAGTATCTCAAGGGCCTGTTGGCGTTTTACAAGGTCCCCCTGGTACGGGTAAAACAACTTTCGTTTCAAAGTTTATCCACTACCTATACAAACATTGTGGAGTAAATAACATACTTCTAGTGGGTCAGTCACATACGGCCGTTGATAACGTAGCAATAAAAGCCAGAGAACTATGCCATCAACAAGGCATGGCTTTGGACACAGTTCGGATTGGTCACGAACAAATGATCGACGAGGGTATGCTGTGCGTTGAAACCAAAGCTCTCCAACGTCAGATACAACATAAATTTCATAGAGAATATGACTTACGAGTCAGTACTCTCGGTAAGCGTCTAGGCATGGCTCCTTCTTTAGTTGAACAGCTATGCCAATTACACAGGACCCTAAACCCACTACTTGTATCACTTGCTCAATGCCGACGTGAAGTTTTGAAGTTAGAAAAGAATAAAAGTAATGGCCCAATCTATCAAGAAGCCGTTTCAAAAGAATTAAAGCAACTTGAGCACATAGAACAACGAATTCAGACAGTGGTTTATTCTATGTTCGAAAGTGAGTTTTCGGAACCTCTAACTTATGACGAAACCCTACTTTCACAGTTGGCTGAAATCATATCGGCCCAACGTTGCTACAACAACCCTGAGAACCTTAGCCGCTTTTTACAATTACTAGAAATGAGCCAAGAGTGGATGGATGTACTTCAGGGAGGAGAGGCTGGTTTTGATCGATTCATGTTCAAAAGCAAACAGTTAGTATGTGGAACCTTAGTAGGTGTTGGTCGTCGTCGCTTAGAGCTAACTGAGTCTAGCTTTGACTGGGTTATTGTCGATGAAGCTGGTAGAGCACAAGCTGCAGAATTGATGGTTGCATTACAGTCAGGTAAAAGAGTACTGCTTGTTGGCGACCATAAACAACTACCACCATTCTACCAACAACAACATCTCAAACTAGCAGCCAAGAAACTAGAGCTTGGTCGAGGCATTTTTTATGAATCTGATTTTGAAAAAGCTTTTAAAGCGACAAATGGAGTTGCTCTAGACACTCAATATAGAATGGTAGAACCTATTGGTGACCTCGTTTCTGAATGTTTTTACGCTAAAGATATGGGTAAATTGCATACAGGTCGCGGAGCCTCTCCTGAATGGTATCAGAAACTACCTAGCCCTTGGAATAAGTCAGTTACTTGGATTGACAGTTCAAGCTCATGTACAAATGGTGGTGAAAAACAAAAGGGAAATGGACGCTATTATAACCCCCGAGAGATTCAAATTTTACTAGAAGCATTACAGACCTTAGCTGACGATGACACTATAGATCAATTAGAAAACACCATCACAGCAGAACAGCCTTATCCAATAGGTATTATTACTATGTATAGGCAGCAAAAAGAGGAAATTGAAAACGCAATTAGCCGTGCAGAATGGGCCGGTAGAATACGTAACTTAATCAAGATTAATACCGTTGACTCGTATCAGGGGCAAGAAAATAAAATCATCATTCTAAGCCTAGTTCGTGACAACACAGAAAAGTTACAAGGCTTTCTGAGGGACGCTCCACGTATCAATGTCGCGATATCACGCTCACAAGAACGTCTGCTTGTATTAGGGGCAGGAAGAATGTGGTCAAAAGATAATAATGATTCAGCACTAGGAACGGTACATGAATTCATTAGTAATCAGGTATCCACAGCTAATCCAAATTATCAAGTACTTTGCGGCCATAGCTTATTAGGAGAAAATGAATAATGTCAGAGCCACGTCTAGGTAATGTGATCACTTTATTAATACCAGCTCGCAGTTACAAAATAAACTGTGCTTGGACAAAAGAAAAATTAATGCCTGGCATTGAACAATTCGCTTGTCGCCTGTTGCTTATTTTTGACCAACTTTACCCGAGTGAGCTACAAAGCTATTTTGGTCTTAACGACAGAGAGCGAGAAGTTCTACTAGATAGTTTACTTGCCAACCGCCTAATTAACGTCAACCCAGAAGGCCATGTTGAGGCAAGCTCATTTTTAAGAAAACATGCAGCCACTAATGGAGGAAAACCAAGCCTTGTCAAATATCAAGAGCAAACAGAGGATGTTGCTTTTGATTTACTGACCCTATCAGTTTGTAAACCACAGCAACATCGCAGGCTGACATCAGGCTTGCCTGAATTACTACCTAGGGATAAGTTAGACGCTGATATTTCGTCAATAACAGAAGCATTTAGTACCCAATTCCGACATCATTTAATGCTAAGCCGAAATAATGATTATGAGCGTCAAAGGACTCAACTTTACAAGGTTATGGGGTGTAGTTCGAATGAGATGGTACAAATTCCTGTAGATGTTGAAGTTAGCTATAACGCTGTCCATAACAGCACCCCTCAAAAGTTTACGCGTTCCTACGAGCGTATTGGTAACAATCGAATACCGTTAGCAAATGACTTGGAAGCTCACATCGCAGATTTTCTAGGCGAGCAACTACTTGATGAATCAGGCTTAAATTGCACAGATTACTGCCATTTAGTTCATGACCCCGTATTAGAAAAATTCTCAAACGGGTATCAGTTTGATTACT is part of the Vibrio zhugei genome and encodes:
- a CDS encoding AAA domain-containing protein, with protein sequence MTIDSTEFKESTSGCLLYPYTTESGADLNFEVDDKILVYLKEKNDSIQLGELRLTETTQNLLAIRFDFDSARKRIQDGSQLQLESIRDKSSRELRLKALKRVIDHKAEIPQLAQYFDYHEKVQMQTMEPLPSVEALRKLYDQPGQEFNDQQLAAFQQLVSQGPVGVLQGPPGTGKTTFVSKFIHYLYKHCGVNNILLVGQSHTAVDNVAIKARELCHQQGMALDTVRIGHEQMIDEGMLCVETKALQRQIQHKFHREYDLRVSTLGKRLGMAPSLVEQLCQLHRTLNPLLVSLAQCRREVLKLEKNKSNGPIYQEAVSKELKQLEHIEQRIQTVVYSMFESEFSEPLTYDETLLSQLAEIISAQRCYNNPENLSRFLQLLEMSQEWMDVLQGGEAGFDRFMFKSKQLVCGTLVGVGRRRLELTESSFDWVIVDEAGRAQAAELMVALQSGKRVLLVGDHKQLPPFYQQQHLKLAAKKLELGRGIFYESDFEKAFKATNGVALDTQYRMVEPIGDLVSECFYAKDMGKLHTGRGASPEWYQKLPSPWNKSVTWIDSSSSCTNGGEKQKGNGRYYNPREIQILLEALQTLADDDTIDQLENTITAEQPYPIGIITMYRQQKEEIENAISRAEWAGRIRNLIKINTVDSYQGQENKIIILSLVRDNTEKLQGFLRDAPRINVAISRSQERLLVLGAGRMWSKDNNDSALGTVHEFISNQVSTANPNYQVLCGHSLLGENE